A single window of Gemmatimonadales bacterium DNA harbors:
- the mqnE gene encoding aminofutalosine synthase MqnE, with product MADAPNPARFRDPALRPIAEKVFAGQRLSPADGVALYETSDILSLGALADWANRRKNGDRVFFSANQHINPTNVCVLRKTCVFCSFARLPKEDGAYTRTLDEVYHEAAQPTVPPTREFHIVGGLHPKLKLEYYAEMFRGLKERHPQVHIKGLTAVEIAHLARIEKTSIDDVLVRLKEAGLDTMPGGGAEVFSSAVRATIAERKLTGREWVEVHRAAHRLGIRSNCTMLYGHVETAADRVEHLEMLRTLQDETGGFLTFIPLAYHPDHNDLGEELDRTGSATTGYEDLKNIAVGRLFFDNIDHIKTHWPMVTPFMSQVVLDFGCDDVEGTVVYERVYHEAGARTQMHLPYHGLVELIRGAGKRPVERDSFYQPVRETFDDLPVPGAAPATHAA from the coding sequence ATGGCCGATGCCCCCAACCCAGCCCGATTTCGCGATCCGGCACTCCGGCCCATCGCGGAGAAGGTCTTTGCCGGCCAGCGACTCTCGCCCGCTGATGGCGTTGCGCTCTATGAGACGAGCGACATCCTGAGTCTCGGCGCCCTGGCCGATTGGGCCAATCGTCGCAAGAATGGCGACCGGGTCTTCTTCTCGGCCAATCAGCACATCAATCCGACCAACGTCTGCGTGCTGCGCAAGACCTGCGTCTTCTGCTCCTTTGCGCGGCTACCGAAAGAGGACGGGGCCTACACCAGGACGCTCGACGAGGTTTATCACGAAGCTGCGCAGCCGACGGTGCCGCCCACTCGTGAGTTCCACATCGTCGGCGGCCTCCATCCCAAACTCAAGCTCGAGTACTACGCCGAGATGTTTCGGGGGCTCAAGGAGCGGCACCCGCAGGTACATATCAAGGGGCTGACGGCGGTCGAGATTGCGCACCTTGCCCGGATCGAGAAGACATCGATCGACGACGTGCTCGTCCGTCTCAAAGAGGCCGGTCTCGACACCATGCCAGGTGGCGGGGCGGAGGTCTTCAGTTCGGCGGTCCGGGCCACCATTGCCGAACGCAAGCTGACCGGTCGCGAGTGGGTCGAGGTGCACCGGGCGGCTCACCGGCTGGGGATCCGGTCGAACTGCACCATGTTGTACGGGCACGTCGAAACTGCGGCCGATCGGGTCGAGCACCTCGAAATGCTGCGCACACTGCAGGACGAGACCGGTGGTTTCCTGACTTTCATCCCGCTCGCGTACCACCCCGATCACAACGATCTCGGCGAAGAACTCGACCGGACCGGATCGGCGACGACCGGGTATGAAGACCTCAAGAATATCGCCGTGGGGCGGCTCTTCTTCGACAACATCGACCATATCAAGACGCACTGGCCGATGGTGACGCCGTTCATGTCGCAGGTGGTGCTTGATTTCGGGTGCGACGATGTCGAAGGTACCGTCGTGTATGAGCGGGTCTATCACGAGGCGGGGGCCCGGACCCAAATGCATCTGCCGTATCACGGGCTGGTCGAGTTGATTCGCGGGGCGGGCAAGCGCCCGGTCGAGCGTGACAGCTTCTACCAGCCGGTTCGGGAGACGTTCGACGATCTTCCGGTGCCCGGTGCAGCGCCGGCAACCCACGCAGCCTGA
- a CDS encoding menaquinone biosynthesis protein translates to MTDLPLTSARSSIRLGRIPWINCYPIYTGIDRGVVPIDAELVTATAAELNDLLAAAELQVSVISAVEYARDAAAYHLLPDLAISCDGPVRSVALFSRRPVHELDGATVLRTASSRTSSLLLEILCRHRWRVRPKFATVRAEPNDLDVLAGFPHEAVLVIGDACLMLANQGRYPYMTDLGQAWKDWTGLPFVFAVWAARREADRGAVQRVHESLLASRAWGLARLDELADLAADATGIDRRVTRDYLGDLDYALSYRHLAGLTDFFRRLAQDGLVPDGSLSFISAA, encoded by the coding sequence ATGACGGATCTTCCTCTGACGTCGGCGCGGTCGAGCATCCGCCTCGGACGGATTCCCTGGATCAACTGTTATCCGATCTACACCGGCATCGATCGCGGCGTCGTGCCGATCGACGCCGAACTCGTCACCGCGACCGCGGCCGAGTTGAACGACCTGCTCGCGGCCGCCGAGTTGCAGGTCAGCGTCATTTCGGCGGTCGAGTACGCCCGGGACGCGGCGGCGTATCATCTGCTGCCGGATCTGGCGATCAGCTGCGATGGCCCGGTGCGCAGCGTCGCCCTGTTCAGTCGTCGGCCGGTGCATGAACTCGATGGCGCGACGGTGCTGCGCACCGCCTCGTCCCGGACCTCCTCGCTGCTGCTCGAGATCCTCTGCCGTCACCGTTGGCGAGTTCGGCCCAAGTTCGCGACCGTGCGCGCCGAGCCCAATGATCTCGATGTGCTGGCGGGGTTCCCCCATGAAGCCGTTCTGGTTATCGGTGACGCCTGTCTGATGCTGGCCAACCAGGGTCGCTATCCTTACATGACCGACTTGGGACAGGCCTGGAAAGACTGGACCGGGTTACCCTTTGTCTTTGCGGTCTGGGCCGCGCGCCGCGAAGCGGATCGTGGCGCAGTGCAGCGGGTCCACGAGAGCCTGCTGGCATCTCGGGCCTGGGGGCTGGCCCGACTCGATGAGTTGGCCGACTTGGCCGCGGATGCAACCGGGATCGATCGCCGCGTGACTCGGGACTACCTGGGGGACTTGGACTACGCGCTCTCGTACCGTCATTTGGCCGGCCTGACCGACTTCTTTCGTCGGCTGGCACAGGACGGGCTGGTTCCGGATGGCTCGCTCTCGTTCATCAGTGCGGCCTAG
- the mqnC gene encoding dehypoxanthine futalosine cyclase, which translates to MVDRNSAEFKSYLDLYERAPLLELGRLADAERYRHHPDEVVTYIVDRNINYTNVCVADCKFCAFYRRPKDNEGYVLPFEKIGEKIEECKAIGGVQILLQGGHNPYIPFEWYLELMRYIKRHHPIHIHGFSPSEVVFFSERFRMPVADVVRELKAAGLDSIPGGGGEILVDEIRQQVAKKKAQTDEWLGVQEEAHRQGMKTSVTMMYGLGETAADRIEHLFRVREVQRRTGGFTAFICWPLQPDGTELAHLVKTDAVSYLRTLAMGRIILDNVPNLQSSWVTMGLKVGQVALRFGANDFGSLMMEENVVSSAGTTYRATLREMERAITDAGYRAHRRRQDYSIIPPAELVGTAA; encoded by the coding sequence ATGGTCGATCGCAATTCAGCCGAGTTCAAGAGTTACCTCGATCTCTATGAGCGGGCTCCGCTGCTCGAGCTCGGTCGCCTGGCCGATGCCGAGCGCTATCGGCACCATCCCGATGAGGTGGTGACCTACATCGTCGATCGCAACATCAACTACACCAACGTCTGCGTCGCCGACTGCAAGTTCTGCGCGTTTTACCGCCGGCCCAAGGACAACGAGGGGTACGTTCTCCCGTTCGAAAAGATCGGGGAGAAGATCGAGGAGTGCAAAGCAATCGGCGGCGTGCAGATCCTGCTGCAGGGCGGCCACAATCCGTACATCCCGTTCGAGTGGTACCTCGAGCTGATGCGCTATATCAAGCGCCATCACCCGATTCACATTCACGGCTTCTCGCCGTCGGAAGTCGTCTTCTTCAGCGAGCGGTTCCGGATGCCGGTTGCCGATGTCGTCCGGGAACTCAAAGCTGCCGGACTCGACAGTATTCCCGGCGGAGGCGGTGAGATCCTCGTCGACGAGATTCGCCAGCAGGTTGCCAAGAAGAAGGCCCAGACGGACGAATGGCTCGGTGTGCAGGAAGAGGCGCACCGACAGGGCATGAAGACGTCGGTCACCATGATGTATGGGCTGGGGGAAACCGCCGCCGATCGAATCGAGCATCTCTTTCGGGTTCGCGAGGTGCAGCGGCGAACCGGAGGGTTTACGGCGTTCATCTGCTGGCCGCTGCAGCCAGATGGAACGGAGCTTGCGCATCTGGTCAAGACCGACGCGGTGTCGTACCTCCGCACCCTTGCCATGGGGCGAATCATTCTCGACAACGTTCCCAACCTGCAGTCGTCGTGGGTGACCATGGGGCTCAAGGTGGGGCAGGTAGCGCTGCGGTTCGGCGCCAACGACTTTGGCAGTCTGATGATGGAAGAGAACGTGGTTTCCTCTGCCGGTACGACCTACCGCGCGACCTTGCGGGAAATGGAGCGCGCCATCACGGATGCTGGCTACCGGGCGCATCGACGGCGACAGGATTACTCGATCATTCCGCCCGCCGAGCTGGTTGGAACCGCGGCCTGA
- the ispF gene encoding 2-C-methyl-D-erythritol 2,4-cyclodiphosphate synthase codes for MVRVGFGYDSHRFVEGRPLLLAGQRIPFRYGLAGHSDADAVAHAVIDALLGAAGLGDIGTLFPDTDPAWRDADSMALLDQVVGRLHAAGWVPGNLDVTVVLETPKLGPFKAAIAEALARRLGIPVERVGVKAKTNEGMGFIGRGEGVAVMAVATVARGR; via the coding sequence ATGGTGCGTGTCGGGTTCGGGTACGACTCCCATCGCTTCGTCGAAGGACGACCGCTGCTGCTTGCCGGGCAACGGATTCCGTTCCGGTACGGTCTGGCCGGTCATTCCGATGCCGATGCCGTTGCGCACGCCGTCATCGATGCGTTGCTTGGGGCCGCAGGCCTCGGGGACATTGGAACGCTCTTCCCCGATACTGATCCCGCATGGCGTGACGCCGATTCGATGGCGCTGCTCGACCAGGTCGTCGGACGGCTGCACGCGGCCGGGTGGGTCCCCGGCAACCTCGACGTTACGGTGGTGCTCGAGACTCCCAAACTCGGTCCGTTCAAGGCCGCAATAGCGGAGGCACTTGCCCGGCGGCTTGGGATTCCGGTTGAACGGGTCGGGGTCAAGGCCAAGACCAACGAGGGGATGGGGTTCATCGGACGTGGAGAAGGCGTGGCCGTCATGGCCGTCGCAACGGTGGCCCGAGGCCGATGA
- a CDS encoding DedA family protein: protein MIESILQSIAGWPPLVVYGLVALSCFVENFFPPAPSDLLVALAGFLSFDGNYDPITIFLTAWAGGMAGTTAVYYLVRKFGDRFVESRIGRILLPPDAMAFLLKEYGRYGMVGLFITRLLPGFRSVVAPFGGLNRLPVRVVLVPVALAHAVWYALITWIGTRIGNEWETVVRVINRLIQTLGVVAILIAAILAVGFVLWRRRRKAA from the coding sequence ATGATCGAGTCAATCCTGCAGTCGATTGCCGGCTGGCCGCCGCTTGTCGTGTATGGGCTCGTGGCGCTGTCCTGTTTCGTCGAGAACTTCTTTCCCCCCGCGCCGTCCGATCTTTTGGTCGCCCTGGCGGGGTTTCTCTCTTTCGATGGCAACTACGACCCGATCACGATATTTCTGACCGCCTGGGCTGGAGGCATGGCCGGGACGACGGCCGTGTACTACCTGGTTCGCAAGTTTGGCGACCGGTTCGTCGAATCGCGGATCGGGAGGATCCTGCTGCCGCCGGACGCAATGGCCTTCCTCCTCAAGGAGTACGGTCGCTACGGCATGGTCGGCCTCTTCATTACGCGTCTGCTGCCGGGCTTCCGCTCGGTGGTGGCGCCGTTTGGAGGACTCAACCGCCTCCCCGTTCGGGTCGTTCTGGTTCCAGTTGCGCTGGCCCACGCCGTCTGGTACGCACTGATCACCTGGATCGGCACCCGGATCGGCAACGAATGGGAAACGGTTGTCCGGGTCATCAATCGCCTGATCCAGACGCTTGGCGTTGTCGCCATACTGATTGCGGCGATACTCGCCGTCGGTTTCGTTCTCTGGCGCCGTCGGCGAAAAGCGGCATGA
- the xerD gene encoding site-specific tyrosine recombinase XerD, which yields MNDTLERSFGLEGFRDYLALEAGASPHTIDNYLRDLRHMVRFLAGQDVVTLAAVTRVHLRDFVFALKDTGASPATIRRHVSAIHTYYGFLLGEGTVTEDPSDRLETPRRGRKLPTVLSVSQIEALLAAPGLDDPMGWRDRALLELGYGAGARVSELVGLGLEDLLLSDQLIRVVGKGNKQRLIPIGRKTVAAVSVYLNALRPSLDRGRTEGRVLLNARGQPLSRVGAWGVVKQAATRAGITERVTPHILRHSFATHLLEGGADLRAVQEMLGHADLTTTQIYTHVDREYLRTVHRQFHPRG from the coding sequence ATGAACGACACCCTCGAGCGGAGCTTCGGGCTCGAGGGTTTTCGCGACTACCTGGCGCTGGAGGCCGGGGCCAGCCCGCATACGATCGACAACTATCTGCGCGACCTCCGGCATATGGTCCGGTTTCTGGCTGGGCAGGATGTTGTTACCCTGGCAGCGGTGACTCGGGTCCATCTCCGCGATTTCGTCTTTGCCCTCAAGGACACCGGCGCGAGTCCCGCCACGATCCGTCGTCACGTTTCGGCGATTCACACCTACTACGGCTTCCTGCTCGGCGAGGGAACCGTCACCGAGGATCCCAGCGATCGTCTCGAGACGCCGCGGCGTGGGCGCAAGCTCCCGACCGTCCTGTCCGTCAGCCAGATCGAGGCGTTGCTGGCCGCGCCCGGTCTCGATGATCCGATGGGATGGCGCGATCGGGCCCTGCTGGAACTGGGATACGGAGCGGGCGCACGGGTCTCTGAACTCGTCGGGCTCGGCCTCGAGGACTTGCTGCTTTCCGATCAGCTGATTCGGGTGGTTGGCAAGGGCAACAAACAGCGCCTGATCCCGATCGGCCGGAAGACGGTTGCCGCGGTGTCCGTCTACCTCAACGCACTCCGGCCCAGTCTCGATCGGGGCCGGACCGAGGGGCGGGTCCTGCTCAATGCGCGAGGGCAGCCGCTCAGCCGGGTGGGGGCCTGGGGGGTTGTCAAGCAGGCGGCGACCCGGGCCGGCATCACCGAGCGGGTCACCCCTCACATCCTCCGCCACAGCTTTGCCACCCACCTGCTCGAAGGAGGAGCTGATCTTCGGGCAGTCCAGGAGATGCTCGGACACGCCGATCTGACGACGACGCAGATCTACACCCATGTGGACAGGGAGTACCTTCGGACCGTGCACCGACAGTTTCATCCCCGGGGATGA
- the kdsB gene encoding 3-deoxy-manno-octulosonate cytidylyltransferase, whose protein sequence is MLGVIPARLGSSRLPRKPLQPLGGKPLVVRVWERVCGLALLDEVVVATDAPEVHAVVERAGGRAALTSPLHESGTERVAEIARRPDFARFDLILNLQGDEPFLSPLAVRGALARLAQGDDVGTAASPLAADDADDPSRVKVVMDDRGRALYFSRARIPAVRDPVDAELARYWQHVGIYGYTRDALVRWVTSPPVMLEQVERLEQLRALAAGLRVGVAQLADACQPGVDTPEDLARAEQHWINALATEGTTR, encoded by the coding sequence GTGCTTGGCGTCATCCCGGCTCGGTTGGGCTCTTCCCGCTTGCCGCGGAAGCCGCTCCAGCCCCTGGGAGGCAAGCCCCTCGTCGTTCGGGTGTGGGAGCGGGTCTGCGGTCTGGCTCTGCTCGACGAGGTGGTTGTGGCCACCGACGCCCCGGAGGTTCATGCAGTGGTGGAGCGGGCCGGGGGGCGTGCCGCGCTGACCTCCCCACTTCACGAATCGGGCACCGAGCGGGTGGCCGAGATCGCCCGCCGCCCGGATTTTGCCCGATTCGATTTGATCCTCAACCTCCAGGGTGACGAACCGTTCCTGTCGCCGCTCGCGGTGCGTGGCGCGCTGGCTCGGCTCGCGCAGGGCGACGACGTCGGTACGGCAGCCTCACCGCTCGCTGCGGACGATGCAGACGATCCGAGCCGCGTCAAAGTCGTCATGGACGACCGGGGGCGGGCGCTGTACTTCTCCCGGGCACGGATTCCTGCCGTTCGGGATCCCGTCGATGCGGAGCTTGCGCGCTACTGGCAGCACGTTGGGATCTACGGGTATACCCGCGATGCCCTGGTTCGTTGGGTCACATCGCCGCCGGTCATGCTCGAGCAGGTCGAACGGCTGGAGCAGCTTCGCGCCCTGGCAGCCGGGCTCCGGGTCGGTGTTGCACAGCTTGCGGACGCATGCCAGCCCGGGGTCGATACGCCGGAAGACCTGGCCAGGGCCGAACAACATTGGATCAACGCACTTGCAACCGAGGGTACCACGCGATGA
- a CDS encoding CTP synthase, which yields MTGTPRNTKYIFVTGGVVSSLGKGIAAASLGRLLVQRGLSVTLQKFDPYINVDPGTMSPFQHGEVYVTDDGAETDLDLGHYERFIDRSLSQQNNITTGRIYQTVITKERRGEYLGSTVQVIPHITDQIKAAVRRSAPGHDVVITEIGGTVGDIESLPFLEAIRQFRQEVGRENALFIHLTLVPWIAAAGELKTKPTQHSVRDLMQIGIQPDILICRSDHALGADIKRKIALFCNVDFGCVIESPDVASIYQIPITFFDQGLDREVCDRLHLETHEPDLTEWRAMVDAIIHPPARVKIGVVGKYTDLHDAYKSVQEALLHGGIPNGVGVDIHWLSSDRFTDQQSAARALAGLDGLLVPGGFGVRGVEGMVEAVRWARENQLPFFGICLGLQVAIIEFARNVCHLNANSTEFEPECEAPVISLMASQRDVSDLGGTMRLGAYPARLRPESLAAQAYGATEISERHRHRWEVSNSYRDVLAEYGMRLSGVSPDGGLVEIIELRDHPWFVGCQFHPELKSRPTRPHPLFAAFIGAAKLRAFGVPERTPETRVAHGAT from the coding sequence ATGACCGGAACGCCACGCAATACGAAGTACATCTTTGTCACGGGCGGCGTGGTCTCCTCGCTCGGCAAGGGAATCGCTGCTGCTTCGCTCGGTCGCCTGCTGGTCCAACGGGGACTATCGGTGACCCTCCAGAAGTTCGATCCGTACATCAACGTTGACCCGGGCACGATGTCACCGTTCCAGCACGGCGAGGTCTACGTGACCGACGACGGCGCGGAGACGGATCTCGACCTGGGCCACTACGAGCGGTTCATCGACCGCTCGCTTTCGCAGCAGAACAACATTACGACCGGGCGGATTTACCAGACTGTCATCACCAAAGAACGGCGCGGCGAATACCTCGGGTCGACGGTCCAGGTCATTCCGCACATCACGGATCAGATCAAGGCGGCGGTTCGGCGGAGCGCGCCAGGACACGACGTCGTCATCACCGAGATTGGCGGCACCGTCGGTGACATCGAGTCGCTTCCGTTCCTCGAGGCCATTCGGCAGTTCCGGCAGGAAGTCGGCCGTGAAAACGCTCTCTTTATCCATCTGACGCTGGTGCCGTGGATTGCCGCGGCCGGCGAACTCAAGACCAAACCGACCCAACACTCGGTTCGTGACTTGATGCAGATCGGAATTCAGCCCGACATCTTGATCTGCCGCAGCGACCACGCGCTCGGTGCGGATATCAAACGCAAGATTGCGTTGTTCTGCAACGTCGATTTCGGCTGTGTCATCGAGAGCCCGGATGTGGCCTCGATTTATCAGATTCCGATCACCTTCTTCGATCAGGGCCTCGATCGTGAGGTCTGCGATCGTCTGCATCTCGAAACCCACGAGCCCGACCTGACCGAGTGGCGGGCCATGGTTGACGCGATCATCCATCCGCCGGCGCGGGTCAAAATCGGTGTGGTCGGCAAGTATACCGACTTGCACGATGCCTACAAGTCGGTTCAGGAGGCGTTGCTCCACGGCGGCATTCCCAACGGCGTCGGCGTCGACATTCACTGGCTCTCGAGCGATCGCTTCACCGATCAGCAGTCCGCCGCTCGTGCCCTGGCGGGCCTCGATGGACTGCTGGTGCCGGGCGGGTTCGGCGTCCGGGGCGTCGAAGGCATGGTAGAGGCCGTTCGATGGGCGCGGGAAAACCAGTTGCCGTTCTTCGGTATCTGCCTGGGCCTGCAGGTTGCCATCATCGAGTTTGCCCGCAACGTCTGTCACCTGAACGCCAACAGTACCGAGTTCGAGCCCGAGTGCGAGGCGCCGGTGATTTCGCTGATGGCCTCGCAGCGTGATGTGAGCGACCTCGGTGGGACCATGCGGCTCGGTGCGTACCCGGCCCGCCTGCGGCCCGAGAGCCTTGCGGCGCAGGCGTACGGTGCCACCGAGATCAGCGAGCGTCACCGGCATCGGTGGGAGGTGAGCAACTCCTACCGCGACGTGCTGGCGGAGTATGGGATGCGGCTGTCCGGGGTTTCGCCCGATGGTGGTCTTGTCGAGATCATCGAGTTGCGAGACCACCCGTGGTTCGTTGGCTGCCAGTTTCATCCGGAGCTCAAGTCGCGTCCGACGCGACCGCACCCGCTCTTTGCTGCGTTCATCGGGGCGGCCAAGCTGCGGGCGTTCGGCGTTCCCGAGCGGACGCCGGAAACGCGGGTCGCCCACGGCGCCACGTGA
- the kdsA gene encoding 3-deoxy-8-phosphooctulonate synthase, with the protein MSSWRFGGHGQPFVIAGPCAVESDAVMLAVADRLVRIGQSLGLAVCFKASFDKANRSGVDAARGPGMAEGLESLVRVKRATGLPVLTDVHETAQVATVAEGVDLLQVPAFLSRQTDLLVACGQSGKPVNVKKGQWMDPAGMAGAVAKVQRGAGGAAEVAVTERGSFFGYGDLVVDMRSFERMREAAGVPVVFDATHAVQRPGQGPQGTSGGARESIPALLLGAAAAGADGFFIETHPDPERALSDAATQWPLDQLEPLLRRAVAVWHAARGA; encoded by the coding sequence GTGAGCAGCTGGCGCTTCGGCGGCCACGGGCAACCTTTCGTGATTGCCGGGCCATGCGCGGTCGAGTCGGACGCCGTGATGCTCGCCGTGGCGGATCGTCTGGTGCGGATAGGCCAATCGCTCGGTCTCGCGGTCTGCTTCAAGGCCAGTTTCGACAAGGCCAACCGCTCGGGTGTCGATGCGGCACGCGGTCCCGGGATGGCAGAAGGGCTGGAGTCCCTCGTCCGAGTGAAGCGCGCCACGGGGCTGCCGGTCCTGACCGACGTGCATGAGACTGCGCAGGTTGCCACGGTCGCCGAGGGAGTCGATCTGCTCCAGGTTCCGGCCTTCTTGAGTCGGCAGACTGATCTGCTCGTTGCCTGCGGGCAATCGGGCAAGCCGGTCAACGTCAAGAAGGGGCAGTGGATGGATCCGGCGGGCATGGCCGGAGCGGTCGCCAAGGTGCAGCGGGGCGCAGGGGGCGCGGCCGAGGTTGCAGTCACCGAACGGGGCAGCTTCTTCGGTTACGGTGATCTGGTGGTCGACATGCGCAGCTTTGAGCGGATGCGGGAGGCCGCCGGCGTACCAGTCGTGTTTGATGCGACCCACGCGGTACAGCGCCCCGGCCAGGGACCGCAGGGTACCAGCGGTGGGGCCCGCGAGTCGATTCCCGCGCTTCTTCTGGGAGCTGCGGCGGCTGGTGCGGACGGTTTCTTCATTGAAACGCATCCGGACCCCGAAAGGGCCTTGAGCGATGCGGCGACGCAGTGGCCGCTCGACCAGCTCGAGCCGTTACTTCGACGCGCAGTGGCCGTCTGGCATGCGGCGCGGGGCGCCTAG
- a CDS encoding HAD hydrolase family protein, giving the protein MIDSSLARQIRLLVLDVDGVLTDNAIYLGPVDGRRAELKQFDVQDGLGLVLLRETDIAVAWLSGRQSEATTLRAQELKIPILVQDSGARKVPALKTMLAELGLDWSHTAFVGDDLADLGVMERVGLPIAVANAVDEIKQTALWVTSRPGGRGAVREVVEALLRARGEWDAVLARYRAAREAE; this is encoded by the coding sequence GTGATCGATTCTTCGCTGGCTCGGCAGATTCGCCTCCTCGTGCTCGATGTCGATGGCGTGCTGACCGACAACGCGATCTACCTCGGCCCGGTCGATGGCCGGCGGGCCGAGCTCAAGCAGTTCGACGTGCAGGACGGGCTCGGGCTCGTGTTGTTGCGGGAAACGGACATTGCGGTGGCGTGGTTGAGTGGTCGCCAATCGGAGGCGACGACATTGCGTGCCCAGGAACTCAAGATTCCGATCCTGGTGCAGGATTCCGGGGCCCGCAAAGTGCCGGCCCTCAAGACCATGCTGGCGGAGCTCGGGCTCGACTGGTCGCACACCGCCTTCGTCGGTGACGACCTGGCGGACCTGGGCGTGATGGAGCGGGTCGGGCTGCCGATCGCGGTGGCCAACGCCGTCGACGAGATCAAGCAGACCGCGCTTTGGGTAACGAGCCGTCCGGGCGGACGTGGTGCGGTGCGCGAAGTGGTGGAGGCCCTGTTGCGGGCCCGTGGGGAGTGGGACGCGGTGCTGGCCCGATATCGCGCAGCGCGGGAGGCGGAGTGA
- a CDS encoding KpsF/GutQ family sugar-phosphate isomerase has product MTDRTAQSVAGGKRVLLLEADAVRRVAERLDQRFAAAVALLLATEGRVIVSGVGKSGLVGRKIAATLTSTGTPAHYLHPTDSLHGDLGIVGPKDAAILLSKSGETEELFGLLEVLERRAVPIVAITGGAESTLARASSVVLDGGVSEEACPHDLAPTASTTVALALGDALAVALLEAKGFSRDAFASLHPGGRLGRKLLLRVGDVMLPPGASLRPTDRMGRAAELLAHQRGIAAVLDEGRLVGVLTAGDLSRLAGSDDHYWERTVGGVMTADPKTTTAVELGAAAVGVMERYGIMALPVVDEAGGLRGMVHLHDLMRAGAV; this is encoded by the coding sequence GTGACGGACCGCACGGCGCAGAGCGTTGCCGGCGGCAAACGTGTGCTGCTGCTGGAAGCGGATGCGGTCCGCCGGGTCGCTGAGCGGCTGGATCAGCGTTTTGCTGCTGCGGTCGCGTTGCTGCTCGCCACCGAGGGACGGGTCATTGTGTCGGGTGTCGGCAAGTCGGGGTTGGTCGGCCGGAAGATCGCGGCGACTCTGACCTCGACCGGAACACCGGCGCACTATCTGCACCCGACCGACAGCCTGCACGGCGACCTGGGGATCGTCGGCCCCAAGGATGCGGCTATCCTGCTCAGCAAGAGCGGGGAAACGGAGGAGCTGTTCGGACTCCTCGAGGTGCTGGAGCGGCGGGCGGTTCCGATCGTGGCGATTACCGGCGGAGCCGAGTCGACCCTGGCCCGTGCCTCAAGCGTCGTGCTCGATGGCGGCGTGTCCGAGGAGGCCTGCCCCCATGATCTGGCGCCGACCGCCAGTACGACGGTGGCACTGGCGCTGGGCGATGCTCTGGCGGTCGCGCTGCTCGAGGCCAAGGGATTTTCGCGCGATGCCTTCGCATCGCTCCATCCCGGTGGGCGGCTCGGGCGAAAGCTCCTCCTGCGGGTTGGCGACGTGATGCTGCCACCGGGGGCCTCACTTCGGCCGACGGATCGGATGGGGCGGGCCGCGGAGCTGCTGGCGCACCAGCGCGGTATTGCGGCCGTGCTCGACGAGGGGCGGCTCGTAGGTGTGCTCACAGCCGGTGATCTGTCCCGCCTGGCGGGAAGCGATGATCACTATTGGGAGCGGACCGTTGGCGGCGTCATGACCGCGGACCCAAAGACGACGACGGCGGTCGAGTTGGGTGCGGCGGCCGTGGGTGTCATGGAGCGGTACGGCATCATGGCGCTGCCGGTGGTTGATGAGGCCGGTGGACTGAGGGGCATGGTTCATCTGCACGATCTGATGAGGGCAGGCGCCGTATGA
- the lptC gene encoding LPS export ABC transporter periplasmic protein LptC has protein sequence MMPGRNNKPQVRIGIPGWATAALVAFGAAACQSTGIRATQTVQVVDSSDQFMTKMTTNMVENGVRTGYVYAESAYVYQMAQRMDLRQMRVLFFEDGKQTSVLTAEQGDYSLANGSLDARGNVRIVSTDGRRLTTPRLIYDRTLLQLRSDTTFVYDSRGERLTGKSFTSDLEFKNVRIVEPKGVQLRGGFDLPGQRPDSGAAP, from the coding sequence ATGATGCCAGGTCGCAACAACAAACCTCAGGTGCGCATCGGGATTCCTGGATGGGCTACGGCGGCATTGGTCGCGTTTGGAGCCGCGGCCTGCCAGTCGACGGGCATCCGGGCAACCCAGACGGTGCAGGTTGTCGACAGCTCGGATCAGTTCATGACCAAGATGACGACCAACATGGTCGAGAACGGGGTCCGGACCGGGTACGTCTACGCCGAGTCGGCGTATGTGTACCAGATGGCGCAGCGAATGGATCTGCGCCAGATGCGGGTGCTCTTCTTCGAGGATGGCAAGCAGACCTCGGTTCTCACCGCCGAGCAGGGAGACTACAGCCTTGCCAACGGGTCGCTGGACGCCCGGGGCAATGTCCGGATCGTCTCGACGGACGGACGGCGGCTGACCACCCCGCGCCTGATCTATGATCGAACGCTGCTTCAGCTCCGCAGCGACACGACCTTCGTTTACGACTCTCGCGGTGAACGGCTCACCGGGAAGAGCTTCACCTCGGACCTCGAGTTCAAGAACGTGCGAATCGTCGAACCCAAAGGGGTTCAGTTGCGCGGCGGGTTTGATCTCCCCGGGCAGCGTCCGGACAGCGGAGCCGCGCCGTGA